One window of Nymphaea colorata isolate Beijing-Zhang1983 chromosome 11, ASM883128v2, whole genome shotgun sequence genomic DNA carries:
- the LOC116264181 gene encoding boron transporter 1-like produces MEETFVPLRGIKNDLAGRLQCYRQDWSGGLNAGFRILAPTTYIFFASAIPVISFGEQLERNTNGILTAVQTLASTAICGFIHSIFGGQPLLILGVAEPTVLMYTFMFNFAKDRPDLGPKLFLAWTGWVCVWTALLLILLAVLGACSIINRFTRLAGELFGLLIAMLFMQQAIRGVVEEFRIPKRENSKLIEFEPSWRFGNGMFALVLSFGLLFTALRSRKARSWRYGTGWLRGLIADYGVPLMVLVWTAISYMPSQSIPTGIPRRLFSPNPWSPGAYSNWTVVNEMLNVPIMYIFGAFIPATMIAVLYYFDHSVASQLAQQKEFNLRKPPSFHYDLLLLGFLVILCGLIGIPPANGVIPQSPMHTKSLATLKHQLLRNKLVSTARKSISKNASLSQLYGNMQEAYNQMQTPLVYQPPPGVGLRELKESTIQLASSIGAMDAPVDESIFDVNKEIDDLLPVDVKEQRLSNLLQSIMVGGCLAAMPFLKKIPTSVLWGYFAFMAIESLPGNQFWERILLLFTAPSRRYKVLEKYHASFVETVPFKTIAIFTLFQTVYLLVCFGITWIPIAGVLFPMMIMLLVPVRQYILPKFFKGAHLQDLDAAEYEESPALPFGMTINDDDTHSFGIGARVGHQDDAEILDGVITRGRGEIRHIHSPKVTSTAPHDEPKLAYSPRSADRAYSPHTNELRLEHSPRYGGITTESSETPRAARISTLGQSSHCKL; encoded by the exons ATGGAGGAAACCTTTGTTCCCCTCCGTggaataaaaaatgatttagCAGGAAGGCTACAGTGCTACAGGCAAGACTGGTCTGGAGGCCTCAATGCTGGGTTCAG AATCCTTGCACCTACTACATATATCTTTTTTGCATCAGCAATCCCAGTCATATCATTTGGGGAGCAATTGGAGCGAAATACAA ATGGTATCTTGACTGCAGTTCAGACCCTGGCTTCGACAGCAATATGTGGTTTCATCCATTCTATTTTTGGAGGGCAGCCACTATTGATACTCGGGGTTGCCGAACCCACAGTTCTCATGTACACATTCATGTTCAACTTTGCAAAAGACAGACCTGATTTGGGTCCAAAATTGTTCCTGGCTTGGACAGGATG GGTTTGTGTCTGGACAGCCTTACTGCTCATCCTGTTAGCTGTTCTAGGTGCTTGTTCAATCATCAATAGATTTACTCGTCTTGCTGGGGAGCTGTTTGGTTTGCTTATAGCAATGCTCTTCATGCAGCAGGCTATTCGG GGGGTTGTAGAGGAGTTTCGTATACCAAAAAGAGAGAATTCCAAATTGATAGAGTTTGAACCTTCTTGGCGATTTGGGAATGGGATGTTTGCACTTGTTCTTTCATTTGGTCTACTTTTTACAGCACTAAGAAGCCGTAAAGCACGATCATGGCGCTATGGAACAG GTTGGTTGCGAGGACTCATTGCAGACTATGGAGTGCCGCTGATGGTACTTGTATGGACTGCCATTTCATACATGCCATCTCAAAGCATCCCAACTGGGATTCCTAGGCGCCTTTTCAGTCCAAATCCATGGTCTCCTGGTGCCTATTCCAACTGGACTGTTGTCAAT GAAATGTTGAATGTCCCCATCATGTACATTTTCGGAGCATTTATTCCTGCAACTATGATTGCTGTGCTCTATTACTTTGATCACAGTGTTGCATCTCAACTTGCCCAACAGAAGGAATTCAATTTGAGAAAACCACCTTCTTTTCACTATGACCTTCTTCTTCTAGGTTTCCTG GTCATACTTTGTGGGCTTATTGGCATTCCTCCTGCCAATGGTGTTATCCCACAGTCTCCAATGCACACAAAAAGCTTAGCAACTCTAAAGCATCAA TTACTGCGTAACAAGCTTGTCTCAACAGCTCGCAAAAGTATTAGTAAGAATGCAAGCTTAAGCCAGTTATATGGAAACATGCAAGAAGCTTATAACCAAATGCAGACTCCATTGGTTTATCAGCCTCCACCTGGAGTG GGACTAAGAGAACTCAAAGAGTCAACAATCCAATTAGCTTCCAGCATAGGAGCCATGGACGCCCCAGTTGATGAGTCCATATTTGACGTGAACAAGGAAATAGATGACCTTCTTCCTGTTGATGTCAAAGAACAACGTCTCAGCAACCTGCTACAATCAATTATGGTGGGTGGTTGTCTTGCTGCTATGCCTTTCCTGAAGAAGATCCCCACATCAGTTTTATGGGGTTATTTTGCCTTCATGGCCATCGAAAGTTTGCCGGGAAACCAGTTTTGGGAACGCATACTGCTTCTTTTTACAGCTCCAAGCAGACGATACAA AGTCCTTGAGaagtatcatgcatcatttgTCGAAACAGTTCCTTTCAAGACAATTGCCATCTTTACCTTATTCCAGACAGTGTATTTGCTGGTATGTTTTGGCATCACATGGATTCCTATTGCTGGGGTGCTCTTCCCAATGATGATCATGCTCCTGGTGCCAGTGCGGCAATATATacttcccaaatttttcaagGGTGCTCATCTACAAGATTTGGATGCAGCTGAGTATGAAGAATCACCGGCATTGCCATTTGGCATGACAATAAAT GATGACGATACTCATAGCTTTGGAATCGGTGCACGAGTTGGACACCAGGATGATGCTGAAATTCTTGATGGCGTCATTACTCGTGGCCGTGGTGAGATCAGACACATTCACAGCCCCAAAGTAACAAGTACAGCTCCACATGATGAGCCTAAACTAGCATACAGTCCAAGGTCTGCTGACAGGGCATACAGCCCTCATACAAATGAGCTTAGGCTGGAGCATAGTCCACGATATGGTGGGATAACAACTGAATCAAGTGAGACACCAAGGGCTGCTCGTATATCGACCCTAGGGCAGAGCTCTCATTGTAAGCTCTAG